Proteins from a single region of Deltaproteobacteria bacterium:
- a CDS encoding acetyl-CoA carboxylase carboxyltransferase subunit beta codes for MTWFKKKKLKTSILDKKVVSSEGLWEKCQNCREIIYKKEIEKNFRVCPKCNYHFRITAEERIRIVADAGSFEEMDADLSSSDPLHFKDSKKYRDRLKEGEKRTGKKDALLFGDARIEGMPVVLTVFDFAFMGGSMGSVVGEKIVRGMERALDREMPFLSFSSSGGARMQEGIVSLMQMAKTSAAASRLAQAGIPFISVLTDPTFGGVTASFAMLGDIIIAEPRALIGFAGPRVIEQTIREKLPAGFQRAEFLQQHGMVDMIVERKELKRTLAGLVRMLAHGL; via the coding sequence ATGACGTGGTTCAAGAAAAAGAAGCTCAAAACGAGCATCCTGGACAAGAAGGTGGTCTCCTCCGAAGGATTGTGGGAGAAATGCCAGAATTGCCGGGAGATTATCTACAAAAAAGAGATCGAGAAGAATTTCCGCGTTTGTCCGAAATGCAACTATCATTTCCGGATCACCGCCGAAGAACGGATCCGGATCGTGGCCGACGCCGGAAGTTTTGAGGAGATGGATGCCGACCTGTCGTCGTCCGATCCCCTCCATTTCAAGGACTCGAAGAAGTACCGTGACCGGCTGAAAGAGGGAGAGAAACGAACCGGGAAAAAAGATGCCCTCCTCTTCGGTGATGCCCGGATTGAGGGGATGCCCGTGGTCCTGACGGTTTTTGATTTTGCGTTCATGGGCGGTAGCATGGGCTCCGTCGTGGGGGAGAAAATCGTCCGGGGGATGGAGCGTGCCCTGGACCGGGAAATGCCCTTCCTCTCCTTCTCCTCCTCCGGCGGGGCACGGATGCAGGAGGGGATCGTCTCCCTCATGCAGATGGCGAAGACGAGCGCCGCCGCTTCACGACTGGCGCAGGCCGGGATTCCTTTTATTTCCGTTCTGACCGATCCGACCTTCGGCGGCGTGACGGCGAGTTTCGCCATGTTGGGGGACATTATTATTGCCGAACCGCGGGCACTGATCGGGTTTGCCGGTCCCCGGGTGATCGAGCAGACCATCCGGGAGAAACTTCCCGCGGGGTTTCAGCGGGCCGAGTTTCTCCAGCAACATGGTATGGTCGATATGATTGTGGAACGGAAGGAATTGAAAAGGACCCTTGCCGGTCTGGTACGGATGCTCGCTCATGGACTTTGA
- a CDS encoding bifunctional folylpolyglutamate synthase/dihydrofolate synthase, whose translation MDFEQAMAALEGLELHGIVLGLDRVRFLLEALGNPQETFPSIHIAGTNGKGSTAVYLDSVLQRAGLRTGRYTSPHLHHFSERITLSGEKVAPEVIAARTEELLEIVRSAGPDFQPTYFEMTTAMAFAVFAEAGIDIAVVETGLGGRLDATNVIRPVVSIITNVAMEHADYLGDSLEAIAREKGGIIKEGGVTVTGVRNPKVRTILEKISDRRRGRLIRLGEEIRVEDVEVHREDGSRTFTFRGVDSSREGLIVGMRGEHQVVNAAVALGALEVLIRQGVDIPDNAVREGLREACWPGRLETVSGDPWIMVDGAHNPHAARVLQQVLENDLEYHRLILVIGILQDKDVPAIVLPLLPLADRLVLTRPQYDRGTDPVVQLEKIGRSGLEVMLAPSVPEAVDAARALYAPGDLILVTGSLYTVAEARAFLFSNASASTGRDTQEEG comes from the coding sequence ATGGACTTTGAGCAAGCGATGGCCGCATTGGAAGGCCTGGAACTGCATGGGATTGTCCTCGGCCTTGACCGGGTCCGGTTTCTGCTGGAGGCGTTGGGAAATCCACAGGAGACGTTTCCTTCCATCCATATCGCCGGGACCAACGGCAAAGGATCGACGGCCGTCTATCTTGATTCCGTTCTTCAACGGGCCGGTCTCCGGACCGGGCGTTATACCTCTCCCCATCTGCATCACTTCTCCGAACGGATCACGCTCTCCGGAGAGAAAGTCGCTCCCGAAGTTATTGCAGCCCGGACCGAGGAACTCCTTGAGATTGTCCGATCGGCAGGTCCCGATTTTCAACCGACCTATTTTGAAATGACGACGGCCATGGCCTTTGCCGTCTTTGCGGAGGCCGGGATCGATATCGCCGTGGTGGAAACCGGTCTGGGAGGACGGCTCGACGCGACCAATGTGATCCGCCCCGTCGTCTCCATCATTACGAATGTCGCCATGGAACATGCCGATTATCTCGGGGACTCCCTCGAGGCGATCGCCCGGGAAAAAGGGGGGATCATCAAAGAGGGCGGCGTGACGGTTACCGGCGTTCGGAACCCGAAGGTCCGGACGATCCTTGAGAAGATCAGTGACCGTCGAAGGGGGCGTCTGATCCGGCTCGGGGAGGAGATCCGGGTGGAGGATGTCGAGGTGCACCGGGAGGACGGGTCCCGGACATTTACCTTCCGGGGCGTCGACTCTTCCCGGGAGGGGCTGATCGTCGGGATGCGGGGGGAACATCAGGTCGTGAACGCCGCCGTGGCCCTGGGCGCTCTGGAGGTTCTGATTCGGCAGGGAGTGGACATCCCCGACAATGCCGTTCGGGAGGGGCTGCGGGAGGCATGCTGGCCGGGACGGCTGGAGACGGTCTCCGGGGATCCGTGGATCATGGTGGACGGCGCCCATAATCCCCATGCCGCCCGGGTGCTTCAGCAGGTCCTTGAAAACGATCTGGAGTATCATCGCCTGATCCTCGTGATCGGGATTCTTCAGGACAAGGATGTCCCGGCGATAGTCCTGCCCCTTCTTCCCTTGGCGGACCGGCTGGTCCTGACCCGGCCGCAGTACGACCGGGGAACGGATCCGGTGGTTCAGTTGGAAAAGATCGGCCGGTCCGGTCTGGAAGTAATGCTGGCTCCTTCGGTTCCGGAGGCCGTCGACGCGGCCCGGGCACTCTATGCACCGGGCGATCTGATCCTTGTTACCGGATCTCTCTATACCGTTGCGGAAGCCCGGGCCTTTCTCTTTTCGAATGCCTCCGCTTCCACAGGCCGGGATACCCAGGAGGAGGGTTAG
- a CDS encoding LPS-assembly protein LptD, protein MWRSFRPFQDGLVRRIFLLWIACVVCLVSTDLRAESRKEGERVAIDADSFHFDQERKLFVALGNVHFQSGSMNMTCDYAEYSDETGEYTAVGNVVFKDDEGTVLCERVEGNVLTHQAKFYRAVLDNVVKEYLLKGDRIDKVGEETYRVTKGSISECGKTHPLWEIGGRHMLIEKGEYVRVKHMTLRIGGVPLFYSPYFLYPLKTTRQSGFLPPLIGEGGRNGSSVKLDYFQAIDTNRDATLTYEYLADNGNRFGLEYRYALSQKIRGAFFGRYIHDRNADREGSRIGMNEDRWETGWTHYHNLDDRLYGGIFMDVFSDGFYPSDFSPSSEARVRNNGQSDLTVVRRWDGANATADFRYYQELGTRHKTTSLQSLPELRYDIPARRAGRSNWFYSLDTSFINFYRKDGYHTVLSDRISSDTETLQPVTSDQKANLKILKSSGFEDATALRYQGLKGGRLHLDPTLSLPLDLASFAVLTSSVGYQENLYNRGVAKDHAVDEGVLHARFDLDSRFYHDFSWGRTGTLRHIVEPKISYLYRPEKGAADIPVYDELDRIDPVNEIHFSLFNRLLTSREPDRKNGKVEGDPPADRREIATLKLDALYNRRRRADRLQTLTGEFNLNLSDLYYLEINSIYDFPEHEFASLNLDFKFHLRDLFSLQVGRRFTRRIPIDTNRPTGGGRLRTVGGNDVLSGLKNDGISFWTAHMNWTPTKAVSMGLSGYFNAREKTGDDTSFHLSYEKKCWGLSLSVDRFDDTIFNDHTGKYEINRVNEVYLYFTIKSVRLKFYENIAGIGKVL, encoded by the coding sequence ATGTGGAGATCTTTCCGCCCGTTTCAAGACGGTCTTGTCCGCAGAATTTTTCTTCTCTGGATTGCCTGCGTCGTTTGCCTGGTTTCAACAGACCTCCGGGCCGAATCCCGGAAGGAAGGGGAACGGGTTGCCATCGATGCCGACAGTTTCCATTTCGACCAGGAACGGAAACTTTTCGTTGCCCTCGGGAATGTGCATTTTCAAAGTGGTTCCATGAACATGACCTGCGATTATGCCGAATACTCCGATGAGACCGGGGAGTATACCGCTGTGGGAAATGTTGTTTTCAAGGATGACGAGGGGACGGTCCTCTGTGAACGTGTGGAAGGAAATGTCCTGACCCATCAGGCGAAGTTCTACCGGGCTGTTCTCGACAATGTGGTCAAGGAATATCTCCTCAAGGGGGACCGGATCGACAAGGTGGGTGAGGAGACTTATCGGGTGACAAAAGGTTCCATCTCGGAGTGCGGGAAGACGCATCCCCTCTGGGAGATCGGCGGGCGTCACATGCTGATTGAGAAGGGGGAGTACGTCCGGGTGAAACATATGACACTCCGGATCGGCGGGGTTCCTCTCTTTTATTCTCCCTATTTCCTCTATCCGCTCAAGACCACCCGGCAAAGCGGTTTTCTGCCTCCCCTCATCGGCGAGGGGGGACGAAATGGTTCCTCGGTGAAACTCGATTATTTTCAGGCCATCGACACGAACCGGGATGCGACCCTGACGTATGAGTATCTTGCCGACAACGGCAACCGGTTCGGACTCGAGTATCGCTATGCCCTTTCTCAAAAGATCCGGGGGGCCTTCTTCGGCAGATATATTCACGACCGGAACGCCGACCGGGAGGGGAGCCGGATCGGGATGAACGAGGACCGCTGGGAGACGGGATGGACGCACTACCATAATCTTGATGACCGTCTGTACGGCGGGATTTTTATGGATGTTTTCAGCGATGGTTTCTACCCGAGTGATTTTTCCCCTTCCTCCGAGGCGCGGGTGCGGAACAACGGTCAGTCGGACCTGACGGTGGTGAGACGGTGGGACGGGGCGAACGCTACGGCCGATTTCCGTTACTACCAGGAGTTGGGGACCCGTCACAAAACCACCTCACTGCAGAGCCTGCCGGAACTCCGTTATGACATTCCCGCACGCCGGGCGGGCCGGTCCAACTGGTTTTATTCCCTTGATACGAGTTTTATAAACTTCTATCGAAAGGACGGCTATCATACCGTTTTGAGCGATCGGATTTCATCGGATACTGAGACCCTCCAGCCGGTGACCTCCGATCAGAAGGCCAACCTGAAGATCCTGAAAAGTTCCGGTTTCGAAGATGCAACGGCTCTTCGGTATCAAGGGCTGAAGGGGGGGCGCCTGCACCTTGACCCAACCCTTTCGCTTCCCCTTGACCTGGCCTCTTTTGCCGTTTTGACCTCCTCCGTGGGGTATCAGGAGAATCTCTACAATCGGGGGGTGGCCAAGGATCATGCGGTTGATGAGGGAGTTCTCCATGCCCGGTTTGATCTTGATTCCCGCTTTTATCATGATTTTTCCTGGGGACGTACCGGGACCCTGCGGCATATCGTCGAACCGAAGATCTCCTATCTCTATCGACCGGAGAAGGGGGCGGCCGATATCCCCGTCTATGATGAACTCGATCGGATCGACCCGGTGAATGAAATTCATTTTTCTCTTTTCAATCGACTCCTGACGAGCCGGGAACCCGATCGAAAGAATGGAAAAGTTGAAGGGGACCCACCGGCCGACCGGCGGGAGATTGCGACACTGAAACTCGATGCCCTCTATAATCGCAGGCGGAGAGCGGATCGTTTGCAGACGCTGACGGGGGAATTCAATCTCAATCTTTCCGATTTGTACTATCTGGAGATCAACTCGATCTATGACTTCCCGGAACATGAGTTTGCGAGTCTGAATCTTGACTTCAAGTTTCATCTGCGGGATCTTTTTTCGCTGCAGGTGGGGCGCCGCTTCACGCGGCGGATCCCTATTGATACGAACCGCCCCACGGGAGGGGGGAGACTTCGGACGGTCGGCGGAAACGATGTGCTGTCCGGGTTGAAGAACGACGGGATTTCTTTCTGGACGGCGCATATGAACTGGACGCCGACGAAGGCTGTTTCCATGGGGTTGTCGGGGTATTTTAATGCACGGGAGAAGACCGGCGACGACACTTCCTTTCATCTTAGTTACGAAAAGAAGTGCTGGGGGCTCTCTCTTTCCGTCGATCGCTTTGACGATACGATCTTCAATGATCATACCGGCAAATACGAGATCAACCGTGTCAACGAGGTGTATCTTTATTTTACGATCAAGTCCGTCCGTCTGAAATTCTATGAAAATATCGCAGGAATTGGTAAAGTCCTGTGA
- the rfbB gene encoding dTDP-glucose 4,6-dehydratase: MSRIVVTGGAGFIGSNFIRYCLETHPDDEVINLDRLTYAGNLLSLEDVAGSARYRFVRGDIADEKIVDEIFSEGVDGVINFAAESHVDRSIEDPTIFIRSNVLGTQTLLNGIRKFSIPRYLQVSTDEVYGSLGPTGSFREDTPLSPNSPYSAGKAGADLLVRAHFETYGMPVLITRCSNNYGPYQFPEKLIPLFIMNAMADKPLPLYGDGLNVRDWIHVLDHCRGIDQVFRKGREGEIYNIGGGCEKKNIEITRLILELLGKPEELIEYVSDRLGHDRRYAIDSTKIREELGWEPRYSFEEGIAETISWYREHRSWLKEIESGRYRELSEKIAEGGLHR, encoded by the coding sequence ATGTCCCGAATCGTGGTGACCGGCGGGGCCGGGTTCATCGGCAGCAATTTTATCCGTTACTGTCTTGAGACCCATCCCGACGATGAAGTGATCAATCTGGACCGGTTGACCTATGCCGGAAACCTGCTGAGTCTTGAGGATGTTGCGGGATCTGCGCGTTACCGCTTTGTCCGGGGCGATATCGCCGATGAGAAGATCGTCGACGAAATCTTTTCGGAGGGGGTGGACGGTGTCATTAATTTTGCGGCCGAATCCCACGTGGACCGAAGTATTGAAGACCCGACGATTTTTATCCGGAGTAATGTCCTCGGGACCCAGACCCTGCTGAACGGGATCCGGAAGTTTTCCATTCCCCGTTATCTTCAGGTCAGCACCGATGAGGTCTACGGTTCTCTCGGTCCCACGGGAAGTTTCCGGGAAGATACTCCGCTGTCACCGAACAGTCCCTATTCCGCCGGCAAGGCCGGTGCTGATCTCCTCGTCCGGGCGCATTTCGAGACCTACGGCATGCCGGTCCTCATCACTCGCTGTTCGAATAACTACGGCCCCTACCAGTTTCCGGAGAAGTTGATCCCGCTCTTCATCATGAATGCCATGGCGGACAAGCCGCTTCCCCTTTACGGGGACGGGTTGAATGTCCGGGACTGGATCCATGTCCTGGACCACTGCCGGGGAATTGATCAGGTCTTCCGGAAAGGGAGAGAAGGGGAAATTTATAATATCGGCGGGGGATGTGAAAAGAAGAATATTGAAATCACCCGGCTTATTCTTGAACTGCTCGGGAAACCGGAAGAGTTGATTGAATATGTGTCCGATCGTTTGGGGCACGACCGCCGCTACGCCATCGACAGCACGAAGATCCGGGAGGAATTAGGATGGGAGCCCCGATATTCCTTTGAAGAGGGGATTGCTGAAACCATTTCATGGTATCGGGAGCATCGTTCGTGGTTGAAAGAGATTGAAAGCGGACGGTACCGGGAACTGTCGGAGAAGATCGCGGAAGGTGGACTGCACCGATGA
- the rfbD gene encoding dTDP-4-dehydrorhamnose reductase, translated as MRRVALIGAGGMLGRDLRNRLEGSYLCLPVAGRKDLDITRREEVLEWIGKARPDLLINAAAYTDVDGCESHRERAMAVNGEAPGNLAAGCAEVGARMIQISTDFVFDGTREGACREEDPTAPLSVYGLSKLSGEEHVARNLEDHLIVRTSWLYGAGGRNFVEAILAQAEKGGPLRVVRDQVGSPTYVPDLSGALLRLLPLDVRGIVHVSNSGSCSWYDFARKILALAGFRDVPIEPIPSESLDRPARRPANSLLSCERYRRITGEDLRSWEDGLKNYLDERGGGDGSK; from the coding sequence ATGAGACGGGTCGCTCTGATCGGGGCCGGGGGAATGCTCGGACGGGACCTGCGGAACCGGCTGGAGGGAAGCTATCTTTGTCTTCCTGTCGCAGGGCGGAAAGATCTCGACATTACCCGCCGGGAAGAAGTCCTGGAGTGGATCGGGAAGGCCCGTCCCGATCTGCTGATCAATGCAGCAGCTTATACCGATGTGGACGGTTGTGAGTCCCACCGGGAACGGGCCATGGCGGTGAACGGCGAAGCGCCGGGAAACCTGGCGGCCGGATGTGCCGAAGTCGGCGCCCGAATGATCCAGATCAGCACCGATTTTGTCTTCGACGGGACGCGGGAGGGCGCCTGTCGGGAGGAGGATCCGACGGCTCCGCTCTCGGTGTACGGTCTCTCCAAACTTTCCGGTGAGGAACATGTGGCCCGGAACCTGGAAGATCATCTGATTGTCCGGACCTCCTGGCTGTACGGCGCCGGTGGACGAAATTTTGTGGAGGCGATTCTGGCGCAGGCGGAAAAAGGGGGTCCCCTGCGTGTGGTGCGGGACCAGGTCGGGTCCCCGACCTATGTGCCGGATCTCTCCGGCGCGCTGTTGCGGCTTCTCCCGCTGGATGTCCGGGGGATTGTGCATGTTTCCAACAGCGGAAGTTGTTCCTGGTACGATTTCGCCCGGAAAATTCTGGCGCTTGCCGGTTTCCGGGATGTCCCGATCGAACCGATTCCGTCTGAGAGCCTGGATCGTCCGGCACGACGGCCGGCGAACTCCCTGCTCTCCTGTGAACGCTACCGGCGGATTACGGGGGAAGATCTCCGTTCCTGGGAAGATGGGCTGAAAAACTATCTGGATGAGAGAGGGGGAGGGGATGGATCAAAATAA
- a CDS encoding tetratricopeptide repeat protein, whose product MIFSGWLLQSRLKKALDQLNCGMFETASQELRLLLREFAKEEREVREVLFYLAECLMAMGDEKLEKEDFAGALRDFEEAVALQVEFPDLYYRIGRCCLALGSEDRAEKNFQKALSMNEHYRNARLALAEVHIRKQKFDLAFQAYERVYEQGMEPDEASFTEVRRMAESGNVQKAVDLLREIFREKPDRVKALFQQGKRHFHEQDYAGAIASFRELISGHADFPDVYNFLGVACCGAGDFNEGEKAFLQSMELNPAYMDPRLNLAFLYEKMNKKEKAGEVLEGVLSVDPGNVIAKEGLKKLQK is encoded by the coding sequence ATGATTTTCAGCGGATGGTTGTTACAAAGCCGGCTAAAAAAGGCCCTGGATCAGCTCAATTGCGGAATGTTCGAGACGGCCTCGCAGGAACTTCGTTTGCTCTTGAGGGAGTTCGCAAAAGAGGAGCGCGAAGTACGGGAGGTTTTGTTTTATCTTGCGGAATGTTTGATGGCGATGGGAGATGAGAAGCTGGAGAAGGAGGACTTTGCCGGTGCCCTTCGGGATTTTGAAGAAGCGGTTGCTCTGCAGGTGGAATTTCCCGATCTTTATTATCGGATCGGCCGGTGTTGTCTGGCGCTCGGGAGCGAGGATCGTGCGGAGAAAAATTTTCAAAAAGCCCTCTCCATGAATGAGCATTACCGAAATGCACGTCTCGCTCTGGCCGAGGTTCACATCCGGAAACAAAAATTTGATCTTGCCTTCCAGGCATACGAGCGAGTCTATGAACAGGGAATGGAACCGGATGAAGCCTCCTTTACCGAGGTCCGGCGGATGGCGGAATCCGGCAACGTTCAAAAGGCGGTCGATCTGCTCCGGGAAATATTCCGGGAAAAGCCCGATCGTGTGAAGGCCCTCTTTCAACAGGGCAAACGGCATTTTCATGAACAGGATTATGCCGGTGCGATTGCCTCTTTTCGGGAGTTGATCTCCGGGCATGCCGATTTCCCGGATGTGTATAATTTTCTGGGGGTTGCCTGTTGCGGTGCCGGTGATTTCAATGAAGGGGAAAAGGCCTTTCTTCAATCCATGGAATTGAACCCTGCCTACATGGATCCCCGGTTAAATCTTGCCTTTCTCTATGAAAAAATGAACAAAAAGGAAAAAGCCGGGGAGGTTCTTGAAGGAGTCCTGAGCGTTGATCCCGGAAATGTCATTGCAAAGGAAGGATTAAAAAAGCTGCAAAAGTAG
- a CDS encoding DnaJ domain-containing protein, producing the protein MAKDYYKILGVNPGAGPEEIKKAFFALAKKYHPDKHRDADDGDYAVKFAEINEAYKVLKNGRSKTEYDRSFQTVGTRREKTAKERYKADELYKAAQKAIKINDVNSAIDLLKAAVRMEPDRAEFYSLLGLTLSEKPRRLHEAREHCEKAVEIEPYDVRNYINLGLVYKKAGLKIRAQKQFEKVLQWEPENPTARKELGLSKERGVLERIKRSLGRLKKGR; encoded by the coding sequence ATGGCAAAGGACTATTATAAGATCTTGGGAGTAAACCCCGGCGCCGGTCCGGAAGAGATCAAGAAGGCTTTTTTTGCCCTGGCGAAGAAATATCATCCCGACAAACACCGGGACGCGGACGATGGGGATTATGCAGTCAAGTTTGCCGAAATCAATGAGGCCTATAAGGTCCTGAAAAATGGGCGTTCGAAAACGGAATATGACCGTTCATTCCAGACGGTTGGAACCCGGCGGGAAAAAACGGCCAAGGAACGCTATAAAGCGGATGAGCTCTACAAGGCGGCGCAGAAGGCGATTAAAATTAATGATGTCAACAGCGCCATCGATCTTCTCAAGGCCGCGGTCCGGATGGAGCCGGACCGGGCGGAATTTTATTCGCTCCTTGGTCTGACCCTTTCCGAAAAACCGCGCAGGCTCCATGAAGCGCGGGAACATTGTGAAAAGGCCGTGGAGATAGAGCCCTATGATGTCCGGAACTATATCAACCTTGGGCTGGTTTACAAGAAGGCGGGGTTGAAAATTCGAGCACAGAAGCAATTTGAAAAGGTCCTTCAATGGGAACCGGAGAATCCAACAGCGAGAAAAGAACTGGGCTTGTCCAAAGAGAGGGGGGTTTTGGAGCGGATCAAACGGAGCTTGGGCAGGCTGAAAAAGGGGCGGTGA
- the pilM gene encoding type IV pilus assembly protein PilM gives MFFSKPKQLVGLDVGTSAVKVFQLKESGGGYQLVQSDVCPLDPDVIVDGTVMDAERVISAIQEIFSAKRIKTKNVALSVSGISVIVKKITLPEMTEEELDESIQWEAEQYIPFDIEDVNIDYQILGPVGEEGAHQMEVLLVAVKKDKINEYTSLVEEAGLTPVVVDVDAFALENMYEINYEIDKNEAVALIDIGAGLMNINVILNGMSAFTRDISIGGNQFTEAIQKEFGVSFEDAEKVKKGVDVEGVTFQEVVPILESVSNDVASEILRSFDFFRATASRNKTRISRVMISGGCARMKGLKDFLSKHLGMEVGIMNPFQNIEILEGSFDFDNIQEIAPTAAVGIGLALRRVDD, from the coding sequence ATGTTTTTCTCAAAACCGAAACAGTTAGTCGGGCTGGATGTGGGGACCAGTGCAGTGAAGGTCTTTCAGCTCAAGGAGTCCGGCGGCGGCTATCAACTGGTCCAGTCTGATGTCTGTCCCCTTGATCCGGATGTCATTGTGGACGGCACGGTGATGGATGCCGAACGGGTGATCTCGGCGATTCAGGAAATCTTTAGTGCCAAACGGATCAAGACGAAGAACGTAGCGCTTTCCGTGTCGGGGATCTCCGTGATTGTCAAAAAGATTACTCTTCCGGAAATGACGGAGGAGGAATTAGATGAATCGATCCAGTGGGAGGCGGAGCAGTACATTCCTTTCGACATTGAAGATGTGAACATCGACTACCAGATCCTCGGGCCTGTCGGTGAGGAGGGGGCCCACCAAATGGAAGTCCTCCTGGTGGCGGTCAAGAAAGACAAGATTAATGAATATACCTCTCTCGTGGAGGAGGCCGGGTTGACGCCGGTTGTCGTGGATGTGGATGCTTTTGCCCTGGAAAATATGTATGAGATTAATTATGAGATCGACAAGAACGAAGCCGTAGCTCTGATTGATATCGGAGCGGGCCTGATGAATATTAATGTTATCCTGAACGGGATGTCGGCTTTCACCCGGGATATTTCGATCGGAGGAAATCAATTTACCGAGGCGATTCAGAAAGAATTCGGCGTCAGCTTTGAGGATGCGGAAAAGGTAAAAAAAGGGGTGGACGTCGAAGGGGTCACGTTTCAAGAAGTTGTACCGATCCTTGAGTCCGTCTCAAACGATGTGGCTTCCGAAATTCTTCGTTCCTTCGACTTTTTCCGTGCGACGGCTTCCCGGAACAAGACCCGGATTTCCCGTGTGATGATCAGCGGCGGCTGTGCCAGGATGAAAGGCTTGAAGGATTTCCTTTCGAAACATCTGGGGATGGAGGTCGGGATTATGAATCCTTTTCAGAATATCGAGATCCTGGAAGGGAGTTTCGATTTTGACAACATTCAGGAGATCGCACCGACGGCGGCTGTCGGGATCGGACTCGCACTGCGAAGGGTGGATGACTGA
- a CDS encoding PilN domain-containing protein produces the protein MIKINLLPTRKIRKRLGVKQELILSGLLLLLVLICETLLWNMQSNHIERLTLQKNRQQQELNNLKKVVAEVEQFKRDKKLYEQKINIIKDLEAQQSGPVHVLDELSLDVPDKLWFRSLSMKGNHLTLSGLAFANISIVDFINNLKKSPYFQNVQLKESKRTKQNKTRVYAYTLTARISIPKK, from the coding sequence ATGATCAAGATTAATCTTCTGCCGACCAGAAAGATACGGAAACGTTTAGGGGTGAAGCAGGAACTGATCCTCTCCGGCCTGCTCCTTCTCCTGGTCCTGATTTGTGAGACTTTGCTGTGGAATATGCAGAGTAATCATATTGAAAGATTGACCTTGCAGAAGAACCGGCAACAGCAGGAACTCAACAATCTGAAAAAAGTCGTCGCCGAGGTTGAGCAGTTCAAAAGAGACAAGAAACTCTATGAACAGAAAATCAATATTATCAAGGACCTGGAAGCCCAGCAGAGCGGTCCGGTGCATGTACTTGATGAACTGAGTCTGGATGTTCCGGATAAACTCTGGTTTCGTTCTTTATCCATGAAGGGGAATCACCTGACCCTTTCCGGTTTGGCTTTTGCCAATATTTCGATTGTGGATTTCATCAACAATCTGAAAAAATCTCCTTATTTCCAGAATGTTCAACTCAAGGAGTCGAAAAGAACAAAGCAGAATAAGACGCGTGTCTATGCCTATACATTAACCGCGCGTATTTCGATTCCGAAGAAATAA
- the pilO gene encoding type 4a pilus biogenesis protein PilO, which produces MSFEAIEGIPKQQRVIVIVVLFVAVIGLFFLYPYRNNHRHIESLNKKIAELERQIVVNKSLAEKKDELLSRNAELQKRLHEVQQKFPTSSEVTDLLRQVSILGQQSGLDFRLWKPRAKVKSPSNLYYEIPVEIEVVGGYHEVGVFFDRVSKLPRIVNITDLSMSSRGSRSGHASGGIVTRCIAKTFSAMSEKEMQSAARGHRKK; this is translated from the coding sequence ATGAGTTTTGAGGCCATTGAAGGCATACCGAAACAGCAACGGGTCATTGTGATCGTGGTTCTTTTCGTGGCTGTGATCGGGCTTTTCTTCCTTTATCCTTACCGGAACAACCATAGGCATATTGAAAGCCTGAACAAAAAGATTGCGGAATTGGAACGCCAGATCGTCGTGAATAAAAGTCTGGCGGAGAAGAAGGATGAACTCCTGTCACGAAATGCGGAACTGCAGAAGCGACTTCATGAGGTCCAGCAGAAGTTCCCGACCTCCAGTGAAGTGACGGACCTGTTACGGCAGGTTTCCATCCTGGGACAGCAATCCGGACTCGATTTTCGGTTATGGAAACCAAGGGCCAAGGTCAAGAGCCCGTCCAATCTCTATTATGAAATCCCGGTGGAAATAGAGGTCGTGGGGGGATATCATGAGGTGGGTGTCTTTTTTGACCGGGTGAGCAAACTCCCCCGTATCGTGAATATTACGGATCTCTCCATGTCTTCCAGGGGCTCCCGGAGCGGACATGCGTCAGGGGGGATTGTGACGCGCTGTATTGCAAAGACCTTCAGCGCTATGAGTGAGAAAGAGATGCAATCGGCGGCCCGGGGACACCGTAAAAAATAA